AGTTTGGCGAAGCGGCTTAGCAGATCGTTCATCGAGCAAACCAGACGACCGTTGCCTTACGAGAAAAGGTACCGACGTTCGATCGAGGCGCCGGTCGAGGCCACGATCGAGCCCACGAGCTCGCCTACGACCGAGATCGACACTGTTTCCGATCGAACCGAGTACAAGGAGCATCGTCCATCGACCAACACAGCCGTACGCAGATCGAACAGTTTATTGGAATCGACGAGCACTGGAAGAGACGCATCGTACCGCGCATCACCGATACCAAGGCGAAGCGTCAGTCTATTCGACGACGACTATTACAGCTACGACTACGACTACGACGTCGACGAGGCCATTGGACGCGATCGCGACCTGCGCATGTCTACCGTGCCGTTCTCGAAGCCTGCTGTCAGAAAATACAAGGAGAACCCAACCGCGGCCGGTAAACATCGCAGAGAGAACTTCCACTCGTACAGAACCGACAAGATCCAAGAAGAAACGGCCATCGACGAGGGATTCAGCCTACCGTGTAGATCCGAGGCCGACCAGCTGGAAAGTAGCTACGCTACCGACAACGGTTCCGTCTCAGAAGTACCGGACGCGACGTCCAGCGTGTCCACCAAATCGTACGACACCTCGCCGACCACCGAGTCATCTTCGAACGCGTTAGACTACTCCAGGTTCTCGTACGCCGGTAAGTCGGACCAGTCGAGGAGCTTTGAGAACAGGCTGCTCGCTGCAGAGAATCTGATCAAAGAGTCTAAGCTGAGGAACCTGGGGTCGAACCGATTCGATCCGAACCTGTGCTCGAGTTACAGAGACACTAATAAGTGTGAGAAGCAGTCATTGATCTCGATCGGCGAGACGACAGGATCATCCTCGGCGATAGGGAAACGGCGCAGCTGCATACCGAGCCTGCGGTTCAGGTCCGGCTCGTTGACCAGAGACCCGATCGGCACGGTGGATCGTCGCAAATCGTTCGCGGACACGCGGGACCTGGGCAGCGTCACTGCGCGGCCGCTTACCCCGGAGAAGTCCATCTTGAGCAAGTTCTTCAAGCCCTCCGGCTCGAGCGACTCGAAGCAGAAGGACAAGGACGCCGAGAGGGAGAAGGAGAAGCCGCAGAAGTCGAAGCAGCACAGGATATCGCGATTCCTGCGGCCCGACTTCTTCGACACGCCCAGAGAGGAGAGCAAGTATGCTAAGGAGAAGGAGGAGCGTAAGGCGGCTGAGAACGAGAGGCGCAAATCTCGCTTCATGAAACGGAAGGGCGAGAGCAGAGCGCAAGAGGCGAGCGGCGTCGAGCAGGAGAAGCGGGAGAAGGAGCTGAAGAACGAGATAAATGCTCTGAGGAAGGACAGCCAGCCGAAAGATCCATCGGAGGAGCAACGGGAAAAGGATGCGTCACCGGGGACGACGACGATCGTCGAACAAGACGACGCGAAAAAGGTTGAGAGGCATGGTTCGCGGAATAGCTTCTTGCACTCGCTGGAGAAGAAGCTCGAGAGACTTCGATCGAACGAGGAAACGACCGTGGCTCCGTCCACGACTGCAAACCCAACGAAACCCGTCGCGAACGGCGGAGTCACGAGCGAATCGCGAGAACGTTCCGCTCCGCCCGGAGATATTCGATCAGACGCCGAGCCTGGGACTCTTCAGAAGGCCGTCAGCGTGGAGGATTTGACCGCGTCGAGCAAGCCAGTTGGTCGGACTGCCTCGAAGAGCAAGGTTTCGTCCGTGCTGGGATTGTTCAGAAGCGCGGACGCGAAACAGACGTCGAACACGATAGGCAGCCGTACGCAGAACACGATCCTAGGTAGGCTGAAGAAGAGCCCGCCGAAATCCGCGAAGAGCGAAGTCGCGGTTCCCGGCGAGGACGCGTATTCTAGCGCGAACGGCGCCAACGGCAGCAGGATACCGACGAAACTGTCCGTCAAGAACGAGTCCAAGTCGACGAAGAAATTCGTCGGTGAAGGGAAGAAACCCGGGCTCGAGTCGCCGAAGCGGTCTCCGCCGAAGGAAAAGCCTCCGATCGCCAAAGAGAGAAGAGCATCCAGCGAGAAGGAGACGGGCAAGGCCGCGGCAGCTAAATCGACCGACAGAGAATCGACAGAGAAGTCGAACGGAGAGGCGAAACGGCCGACGGAGGAATCCGCTGAGAAGAAGGAAGAACCTGCGAACGGCAGCGGCGGTACCGTTGAGAAAAAGGTACTCAAGACAAGGAAGAATAGATCGCTCGCGGAGACCGGATCGTCGACCAGCGAATCGACCAAGCGCGACGACACTGACAAGAAGCCTGTCAAGAAGGCTACCAAGGCGGGCGAAACTGGAGAGGGCAACGACGTCGACGGGATCAAGAAGAAAAAGACGACGCGAACAGTGAAGAAGTTCGTGAAGAAAGCGTCCTCCGACGGCTCCGACGAGAAACCGGACGACACTGGAAAAACCGGGAAACCACGAATGAAGAAGAAGCTGGTCGGGGCAGCGGAAGCCGCTCCAAGCTCGGAATCCGTCGTGAAAGTTCCCGGGAAATCGAAGGAGAACGGCGTCGAATCACAAACGAACGGGAAGTCTTCGACGCGGTCCAGCGTCGCTGACGCGAAGCCCTCGTCGAAAACTGATCCGCAAGAGAAATCCGTCGGGAAGCCGATCTTCGTCTCGGAACCGAAGGCGAACAACGGTCAATCGAAACCGCAAGAATCTCAGCGCGCAAACAGGACCAACTTGAAGCTGGACTTGTCGAAAATACCACAACACTCGTTCCGGAACACCACGCCGAAGAGGGATTCGCCGAAGTCCGAGTCGCCGATGGTTTCTGTCGGCGATTCTCCGAAGACGAGCGACGACAAGCTGATCGAATGTCTGTCAAAGGTGACACACCGCGCCAGCATCACCGGCAACAAGATCGTGATCGACAAGCCACTGCGCGCCAAAGACGTCGCGGAGTTGAAGAGAGAGGTGACCGAGTGCGCGAAGGTGATCGAGAGTCACGTTGAGGCTGAAAACGAGAAGGTGCAACAGCGGAAAGTGACGCCACCAGTCATGAAgaaggacgaggacgaggagatCGTAGCTGAGGCGATCCGGATGGAATCGTCGGTTCCGTCGGCGAGCGAACAGCTGGTTTCTCCGGAAGATCGAGCGACGCCGACGATCAAACAACCCTGGAAGGAATCGCCGACGGATTTCCCGAACGACCCGTTCTCGCCGGTCGACGAGCCGGACAGTTTCGACTCGTGGTCGGTCAGTTCGACGGAGCTGAACCATGCTCGGCAGGACCTTCGCTCGCCGACATCCCCGTCGCATCCTTTGTACTCGAGGCCCTCAGATAGCTCGGCGGCTGAATCGGTGATCGATCGAATCCGTCGACGGAGCTTCTACTCGAGGTTCAACGACAGAAGAAGACCGTCACTGACGGCTCCACCGCCGGGCCTCGGGTTGTCCACGATCTCCGCGTCGCTGCCGCGAAAATACAGCTTCAGCGGGCACAGGGAGCATCGAGATCGTAACAAGTACGGCACCGGGTCTAGCTATGGCCTCGCCGCGATCGGTAAGACAAGGCAAGGGGATCAATATCATCGAACCAGAAGCTTCGACTTGTATGCCGATGACGCGATCGGCTCGCGAAACCGGTCCCTCGAGAGGGCGAGATATTCGGATGCGTCGGTCGCCTCCTCCCCGTACATCGTTGAGTCTAGATCGTCGATCGAGCAACTGCCTCCTCTATCCTCCTCGTACGACCCGCTCAGAAGATACATTAGATCGCCAACGTTCGATTTGTCCACTTCCCGAACGAGGTATCACAGCGCGGACTTTTCCGTCGACTCGGATCTCGCGAGCTACCGGAGTCCGTACTCCGGATTGCTGGCCGAGTCCGCGGTCGAGAGCCACTTCGGCTCGTCGTCCACTCTGCCGAGAAAGTACGGGAGCTCCGCAAAAGAACCAAAGACCGTCGAGTATTACGAGGAGCTGTTGGCTCCTACCGTCGGTTCTACCGATTTCTTGCAGATCAGAAAGTCCCCGATCTCCAGCGAGTATCCGAGCAGATGCGAGAACGGCTTCTATAACGGTAGCGGCTCGAAGCGCAAGCCCTACGAGGAGAACTCGAATGGCGCGGACCTTGCCGCGCAGCGCGAACAGGAAGAGGAGCGATTCGTCGAGCGGGCAAGGTACCTTCGAATCAAACGAGCGTGCCTCCTAGAAGTTAGCCCCCCCCCACTTGTTAAACTGAATCATTTCAACAGTTGCGCTAAAGTGCTacattgtgctcgaatattaaccctttgcactcggttgtcccctctgagaggcaccactaaagattgctgtaccattttattcaaaatattatttacattattaaatatatcggtatcttatcaattactaaacatttagctaTTGTAcgagatattataccaatttcatatccattaaatttcaaaaatcatgggggatggaaatattctagatcggaagaaatgtttaattttttccagataAAATAGCTCCGGGTGCAAATGGTTAAAATTCAGAAAACCGTTTTCCTCAATCTTTCGTCTTACTTTTTATATTATAGTTTTAACATTCGAGCACAATGTAGCACAAACTTAGCACAACTCGGCACAACTGTTGAagtaatttaattgaacgagTGGGGGGCTAACTTCTAGGAGGCAGCGAGTGTCCCGTGTCGATTTGTAACGCGTCTTCTCCGATTTCCAGAAGTAGAAGCGGGAGCACGAGCGCCAGCGTGAGCATCAGCGCGAGTGCCAGCACCAGCGACCGACAGAACGAAGCCGGCCACCTTCCGCCCATCTTCGCCGAACCGACGATCAGCCGTGCTGCCGGTGGCAGCGATCGCAGCTAATTCACAGGCACAACGATCCCATAAACGCGCGATCGAAAATTCTAGATTCCAATCTAGAGAACGTTTGTTGACGAAACGAAAAACGAAAAACGAATCCAGTTATACTCTCCGTTCGAGACTGATACCGCTAGCTCGGACGCACGCGGTCGACAGCCGCGGAATCGTTGAGAAAATAACGCGACTCGAAGAGTCGATCGATCTAGTCGAAAAAAAGCGGTGTGTAACTTTGCCAAAGATTTTTCTGTTGTTCAAACTCGCGTCGCTCGTCCCTCGACTACGAGAGGAGGAGAGGATAGGAAAGGAAAGGAGAGGAGAGCCGCGACGCGAGTCTTCCGGAAATCTAGTCTTCGATTTTGTTTCGTGACCGCGCTGAAAGAAATTCGCGTGCAACAGTTGTTTTGTTCCTTtactttcgtttttttttcttctttttgtaATTACCGTTGTTCTCGCTATTACCAGTGTCGTTGTGCTGCCTAGACCGTGCGATATGTACGAAAGGAAACGCGCGTGCACGCGAGAGCCGAATCGCTGCACGAGAGATCGCGTTCCGTGTCGAGAGATCGCGTTCCGTGTCGAGAGACGCGACGTTCCGGGAGTTTATCGGTCTTTGCGTCACGACGAATCGCACGAACGTTTCTTCGCATCGCGAATTTGGCTGCAGTATTTATAGAAATATAAGCGAAGGTATTGGCAGCTCGGGACAGCGGTCGTGTTCGGCCGCGTTCCGGAGCACCGACGAGTCTCGATTCGCGATTCGTGCGGCTCCGCACCGGCAAATTCGTAGCTACTTTAGCAGCTACGCTTAGTTTCCCAAATGCTTGGTCCACGCGAACGGTTTGCTCGCGATCCAGCGAGTTCTGATCAAGCGAAACTCGTTCTCGCGCGATCCAACATGAATTGGGACCACGCTCGCCAGGAGTTCTCTTCTCGACGAGCCTGAGACCCTCCGTGACCGTTCGGCTACGGTCTTCCGCTTGTTGTGTATGCgttttctattcatatacgtatatctttaaataaatatcatCGATACTCGAAGTGCCGCATGTTGGACTGCTTTGTCGAACCAACTCTGTTCTCTCTTTCTGGctttctctccccctctctttctctcttcgatCAACGGACACCAAATGTTTTTGAGGCAATTTTCGCGACATCGCGCGCTCCGACAACAAATTTCAGGTATTATCCGTTCTATGTTTCCGCATCATGATGAATCCGGTGAAATTGCGATTCCTCTCCGAGAGAtacgagaaagagaagaaacacCTGCGGCTGATAGAAGAGTTCGTCGCTATCGGTCGGTCGGAAGCACCGACCGGCAACAAGTTTTACGCGAAACACGATGCATTCCTTGATTCGGAGATCCGTCAGGAGTACGTCGATTTGGTGACGAGGCGCAACCTAATGATCCCGAAGGATGTTTATCCATCAGGGCCGCCGACGGTGAACATGCAGTACGGCTGGTACACGGATCCCTTGATACCACCGACGAATGATCCCCGATTACGGTTTCCCAGAACGCGAACAGACTTCATAGCTACCGAGCTCGAGATCCGTTTCACTCAACGGGGAATACCGGTCGAGAAATTCACCGGAgtgccgtttaaagtttaagCTTATCGATTCGACGTCGCGCCGCCGTTCAACGGACAGGAAAGGAGagaaaagagggaaagagagaagcgTGTTCGATCCTCGGCGAAATTCAACTTGTATCCGATGTTGTGCGCTCGTCGTTACCAGGCAACGAGCGCTCGACGCTAGTCCACGTTCGAGACGAGAGGACACTGGAGGACACACGACACAAGGAAGATCTTTGGGTCGCGTTACCGTCGAGGATCCGGAGGATTCGGAGCTATCGGCCGCGCCATTCCTACGGTAAGGCGCGAGCGAATCAAACACGAACGAACGAACAAAAACGCGATGCTGTTCAAGGATCGACGGTGATCAACCGGATCGACGCGCCAAAATGGCAGGCAAAGGCGGCAAAGGTTTCCGTGTAAAGGTGCGACTGGACCTGCACGCCGTATGTATACCATATCGTATCGTGTCGACGTTTCCATAGGTACGAGCTAGAGCATCGACGATCAACGCCACTACGTTCGATACGCGCGCCGTGCGCTGTTTCAGGTAACGTGTCCAGGCGTTTGGCTGTGCCCTAGCGGCAAAGTGGCACTCCGGATAACCAGCCTCGGCTCCACCCTAGAATCTCACAGAGTATCTCCGATTTTTCCACTATTATTTCACAACGAGTTTAACTTTAAGAAAACGTTCACACGGCTGGCTGCTTTGACAGAACTGCAACGGAAATTGGAGCAACAGACAATCCGCGCGGAATTGATACAATGGTTTGGTCCGTGCAACCGTGTCGTCGCGTTAGCCACCTTCGAAACCAATTTGGCGGACGTCCTCTACCCCCTGTCCCGATGCAAATGCTTGTTACCCGGAGTAGACGTCGACCTCCTCATGGATCCGACGAGATCGTTCCCCGTTAGTAAACTGTTAGATCCATCGAACGAGTCTCGGCAACACCGACGCGTTTTATGTTTCGTTAGGTTTGCTCGATTTTACAGATACCGGAACAAGAGATAACGTTTCCAGTTTGCCTCGGATCGTCGAGACTCGGATCTTTGGTTTTCACGCGATTCCCACTAAATTTCCACGCGGTTCAACGTTCGATATCCCCGCTAATTGAATACATTCTACCCGACCGGGGACAATTCAGGGTATTATAGCGCCCAAGATCGAAATCTCGACGAGAACCGTAATAGAGGAAGTGCTGGGTGTCCTCGACGGATGGTCGGACGAAGCGTCCGAAATCGATTCGACAATGACCATCTCCAaggtatatgtacatactgtgacaatttaaattgaaattcaactttcaatcgttATATTTccatctaaattcaaattttctATCGGTACGACGATCGCCGCTAACCACTCGTCTTTCAGCGCACGCTGTCCGCTCCGAGGAGACGACCCACGAAAGGTATCATCAGACAAAAGCGAGTGTGTCACAGCCGAACGCATCCTGGACTCGAAGTTCCTCGACCGTAAGTATCGACGAAGAATCGATCATCAAATCGACGCGTATCGCAGACTTTTGATAGTTTAAAGTTTTCGTTCAAGCGTGAGGTACCGGTGCGCGGACGAGAACGCGGACGTGGACAGCCTTCCTATTTGCCATCAGCCagaaatcggtcaacgttgtcGAACGTCTCGTCGATGCAAACGCATCGAATCCCTTCAAGACGTTCACGAGCAACCGAGAGACCACGAAGTCTCCGTTGGCGTTTGCGAGAACGCTCGTCTCTTCGATAGATGTCCAGTCTGTTCGTTGTACAAGTGTTACTTCGATTGCGACTGCGAGCAGGATGTAGAACACAATCGACAGAGTGCCGGCGGAGACCCAGAGTACACTGACGAATTGCGGTGTTGCGACGCTGCTCAAACATTCGCGTAAGTTTCGCAAGAAAAGTTCGCGACTTTGTTCGCGTTACGCAGCATCTTGTCCTTACAGAAAATCGTCGAGAGCTCGGTGCTCGAGGAGAGACGGGAATAGGTACTGTTGCCTGGACAAAGATCGCGGAACAAAGTGTCGGTACGTGTTAAAAGTAGAGATCCTGGTTTTCGAACATGTATTAATAACACACGTGTATACATGTACAtgtgtatttacatacacgtaCTTTAGTAAGAACAACAGGCTGGACCGTGCGTTTCAGTATTTCAGAATGCGATCGTTCGACTGCGGGACGGGACCATCGCGACGCGAGTCAAGGCTTCTACGGGAACTTGGAGAAATTTTACAAAGGAATGTACAAGCAAGCGAAACTCCGAGCGCGGGAGACGGACAACCCCTGATCGTCCAACCAATGTCTGTCTTAAGATTCTATAACGCGTGTGTAAAAGGCAACCATAAATAGGAATAAACCGGTGAAATCTGATGATTTATTTCACGTAAGCCTGTCGTCCCAACGAATATAGGGGCGTGTGCTGAATCTTCGTGCCGCGAAAGTTGACGGTTTTCGAGAGCAACgctggagtcctgagatatatACCTCGTGCCTGAGGCGTCCACGCTCTCAACCTAGCGTGCTCGTTCTCATGCGGTGTTAACGCGATCCAACCTAAACGAAAGAAAACTCGATCTCATGGAATAGAAAGCTCAACGAGCGTAAAACGTATGTTACGGTTCGGTCGATTACCTATACTCGATAACACCATGTCGGCTGCGGATTCCGTGTGGTTGATACCGGTGACATCGAATTCTTTCGAGCCCAATTTCGGCCAAGATTTCAACCGTTCGGGACTGTTGATTGGCACCGCGAAAGCTTTGGTTGTCAGTAATTGTTCGTAAACCTCGTCGGCGTGCTCCGTGTAGCATATCGTTATAGGCAGCTTATTACTTGCAAACAGTGTACACCTGTTGTCGAAAGAAAGAGTGCACGCTAAGTCTCGCTAAATCTCAATTCCTGTTTCGAAGAAAGGAGCACGTACGATCGACAAATTCAGTACCGAATGTAAACATTCCCTTTGAGGAAGTCCAATCTTCCCATGCCAGCCACAAACATGGTTTCCTTCGGTCTAAGGATGAACGTCCTCGGTGATATTGTTTGTGTGGGTACGGTCAACGCTAGTTCATCGGTAGTTAACAGGTCCAATACTTGATCCCGCTGAATGGTACCCGGCGTGTCGTAACACCAACGACTTTGCGCATATTCCGGCTGAGACTCGTCGAAACAGGGTGTCCTTTCCAGGAACTTCGCCGGTTTCTGCGAGAATGGATCGTCTTCGTCCTCTCTGTCGTCGAACGTTCTACCGACTTCATCTATGGAAAAACATTCGCAACTGTTCAATTCAGAAGAGCCGGTGGAAACTGTTTTAGCGTTATTTGTGGTCTCAagatcataactagactgcggatctttatgcgtttatggctactgaaaattttcaaaaaatgaaatataaaatttgcctgagtttagtacgatttctatttatttcaaatctataaaggctactaccattGAAAACAAGATTTGTGTGGAAAAACACGTTGTCGAGTCAAGAGAATATCCTTTACCTTGCAACGTGGCGTATCGTATGTTTCTCGTCTTCCTAAACTTCATACTTCTGTACTCTATCTCTGCGTGTTTGTAAATTCGTTCCTCCATAAGTCGTCTCGTTCGTAACAAGAGTTTCCTGGGCTGTGGGTTCAGAATAGGAAATTTCAGCAGATTCAACGTCGTTCCTGGCCAAGGCGATATCGTAGCGCGTTGCACCAGGTCTACAGCTTGAACTTTACAGTAATCCGAATTGATCAGCGTGTTGAACATCGTACTCTTTCCAACGTTCGTACATCCTACCAGATAAACGTCTcctgaaaatttcaataattctcaAATGTATCACCCTCCGGTCTGGATCATGATAAATCAAGATTAAAAACAAGTACCTCGATGCTTCCACATATGCTGTAACTTGTTTATGAGCTGCTCTATGCCGTAACCAGTCTTCGCAGACGCGAGCGTAGCGTGCATCACGTTCTCTCGTTTTATACCGGTTACATTGACTACAGTATCGACTAATTGGTTCTTTACGTTATCGAGAAACGTGGGGCAATCCCTTGGAAGTAAATCGACTTTATTTCCAACCAGAACAATAGGCGTGAAAGGATGCATGATGCTTTTCAAATCAGGCCATATACTACAGGGGAAATCCGTTAAATCAACGATTAAAATCATCGcgcattttttcctttttataacTTTCAACAGCTCCGGATAATCGTCTATCGATACCTTCACATGTAAGGCAGCATTGTAAGTCTTTAAGAAATGGCATCTCTGACAAACCGTACGTTTCAAATCTTCTTTGTTGCCACCTGAAAACAATTCCAATGGAAGATAACCAGGCATCAATGGATCTATGCAATGTAGCAACGCTCCGCATCCTCCACAATTAATGGAACTCAGCTTAGACGTTGGATCCGGGGTTCCGTAACTTTGAAATGTCTCTTTCTCCACTAAACTATCATTGA
This genomic stretch from Lasioglossum baleicum chromosome 4, iyLasBale1, whole genome shotgun sequence harbors:
- the Nuak1 gene encoding nuak family kinase 1 isoform X1; the encoded protein is MVVGEASIHNIMGGMESTGGVRLHNHKRKLKQRFDIIKKLGQGTYGKVQLGINKETGQEVAIKTIKKCKIETEADLIRIRREIQIMSSVQHPNIIHIYEVFENREKMVLVMEYAAGGELYDYLSERKVLSEHEARRIFRQIATAVFYCHKHKICHRDLKLENILLDQAGNAKIADFGLSNVFDEQRLLNTFCGSPLYASPEIVKGTPYHGPEVDCWSLGVLLYTLVYGAMPFDGSNFKRLVKQISQSDYFEPKKPSPASPLIKDMLTVAPGKRADIEKICTHWWVNEGYDQNCLDIAEELAAQTPVRLDLLLSLVPQSASAEKLVVGDDRQGAGDVGNNVSSETLVPTRCHSVGSLMELDRNDSDRRIREMLLMEDESRTAQVSSGDAKRKLETTPSMEETTAAGVKRKERSRRKERTDEREPRNYRSGSRHHSAPIPNAITEEAMEVDPVVIVSPSDDPNGPDATTGSLELIKECNERSPSKERSKTPIPTPSSQKLEEPVADAPMADASKTSMDDREEKLAEDVAMRCQSVGSGQSLATTLDDRSKMVSKSETSKSRMAADETFVGHDSVSLEATQREFKKLKEKALSLDSELSTEVRDVPPRTFERRRSKIFETAEKFNQMASSTETEKPKKIFIPGVNVGGAKRVFERKASLSSIGAPPPAKPSASKVIIDVPTEKRTDKSVEQAKQSRETRNEEQQQQPQQQESEEDKKKDDAKKRAVDIITGAIGKPPVQRRVNGSPPVSPPGHEPKKLPLKIPVGTNDLRTATVSVSTPVDTNFSFDQSANSDKQMPGGAATTPTTDREMDDAQPEEPRMSSKMEITLKSATLPRPRKTSKAEISLSGTKSSEPVAFRSEVAAKIDAFQPQKLRTQRSEVAFPVAAAIPQAHRSASLEPDTRHAATSATATPKERIIPIQVEGDTERDRSLQHSSTPPTPPTPLSAAPKPPMSQRSISQRSGSLSRQSTADSDTDSALGSTVGPEPIRKSPREYIIPIAVEGGGYVTPRSGSVEPESKTGTSTSASASTNASRSRFARPRRMSSLLSDASEDESPFSTLHRDSEDLLQRHMHRLRSSRPSRQPPEHADSLSSGEDDDDDGFELLTAENLFSTLLSRVRSLTQRLNVDDNRNAGFPSSRLFGRLGPNTSQTFWGLNKPLSSYQTYVETRTVTTRLTESQFRHSLSRDGDTFSRKDSVDSNPSSPGTTHGSNSASTRETVFDIGNNTLPRDRVEREDAESEPMATTTPAARVTKDKRESLESMEPGLEHGFTPSLAKRLSRSFIEQTRRPLPYEKRYRRSIEAPVEATIEPTSSPTTEIDTVSDRTEYKEHRPSTNTAVRRSNSLLESTSTGRDASYRASPIPRRSVSLFDDDYYSYDYDYDVDEAIGRDRDLRMSTVPFSKPAVRKYKENPTAAGKHRRENFHSYRTDKIQEETAIDEGFSLPCRSEADQLESSYATDNGSVSEVPDATSSVSTKSYDTSPTTESSSNALDYSRFSYAGKSDQSRSFENRLLAAENLIKESKLRNLGSNRFDPNLCSSYRDTNKCEKQSLISIGETTGSSSAIGKRRSCIPSLRFRSGSLTRDPIGTVDRRKSFADTRDLGSVTARPLTPEKSILSKFFKPSGSSDSKQKDKDAEREKEKPQKSKQHRISRFLRPDFFDTPREESKYAKEKEERKAAENERRKSRFMKRKGESRAQEASGVEQEKREKELKNEINALRKDSQPKDPSEEQREKDASPGTTTIVEQDDAKKVERHGSRNSFLHSLEKKLERLRSNEETTVAPSTTANPTKPVANGGVTSESRERSAPPGDIRSDAEPGTLQKAVSVEDLTASSKPVGRTASKSKVSSVLGLFRSADAKQTSNTIGSRTQNTILGRLKKSPPKSAKSEVAVPGEDAYSSANGANGSRIPTKLSVKNESKSTKKFVGEGKKPGLESPKRSPPKEKPPIAKERRASSEKETGKAAAAKSTDRESTEKSNGEAKRPTEESAEKKEEPANGSGGTVEKKVLKTRKNRSLAETGSSTSESTKRDDTDKKPVKKATKAGETGEGNDVDGIKKKKTTRTVKKFVKKASSDGSDEKPDDTGKTGKPRMKKKLVGAAEAAPSSESVVKVPGKSKENGVESQTNGKSSTRSSVADAKPSSKTDPQEKSVGKPIFVSEPKANNGQSKPQESQRANRTNLKLDLSKIPQHSFRNTTPKRDSPKSESPMVSVGDSPKTSDDKLIECLSKVTHRASITGNKIVIDKPLRAKDVAELKREVTECAKVIESHVEAENEKVQQRKVTPPVMKKDEDEEIVAEAIRMESSVPSASEQLVSPEDRATPTIKQPWKESPTDFPNDPFSPVDEPDSFDSWSVSSTELNHARQDLRSPTSPSHPLYSRPSDSSAAESVIDRIRRRSFYSRFNDRRRPSLTAPPPGLGLSTISASLPRKYSFSGHREHRDRNKYGTGSSYGLAAIGKTRQGDQYHRTRSFDLYADDAIGSRNRSLERARYSDASVASSPYIVESRSSIEQLPPLSSSYDPLRRYIRSPTFDLSTSRTRYHSADFSVDSDLASYRSPYSGLLAESAVESHFGSSSTLPRKYGSSAKEPKTVEYYEELLAPTVGSTDFLQIRKSPISSEYPSRCENGFYNGSGSKRKPYEENSNGADLAAQREQEEERFVERARSRSGSTSASVSISASASTSDRQNEAGHLPPIFAEPTISRAAGGSDRS